A DNA window from Shewanella baltica contains the following coding sequences:
- the rhuM gene encoding virulence protein RhuM/Fic/DOC family protein, with the protein MDHQLSQHDIFISQDGQLQLTVAVDTETVWLTQAEICVLFDRERSVITKHINNVFKEGELERDSVCAIFARTADDGKTYQTQYFNLDVIISVGYRVKSKRGVQFRQWATNTLKQHLLQGYTLNQQRLVQRGIEFNQALALLSKTLTNQALINPDGQAVVNVIAEYARSWSLLQGYDEQSLTEITHKQQHMQPLALDEVLTAIAALKTNLIAKGEATDLFAQLRGNGLASSIATIEQGFGDEWFYPNVASRAAHLLYFIIKNHPFADGNKRTGSFLFLWYLQQNQHLLAKPVSEQINDTTLVALALLVAESLPDQKELMIRLIEHFILLKE; encoded by the coding sequence GTGGATCACCAACTATCACAACATGATATTTTTATCAGTCAAGATGGTCAGCTACAGCTGACTGTGGCTGTCGATACCGAGACGGTTTGGTTAACCCAAGCGGAAATTTGTGTATTGTTCGACCGTGAGCGTTCGGTGATCACTAAGCACATCAACAACGTCTTTAAAGAGGGCGAACTTGAGCGGGATTCAGTATGTGCAATATTTGCACGTACTGCGGATGATGGTAAAACCTATCAAACTCAATACTTTAACCTTGATGTGATTATTTCTGTTGGCTATCGGGTAAAGTCTAAACGCGGCGTGCAGTTCCGCCAATGGGCAACCAATACCTTAAAGCAGCATTTACTCCAAGGTTACACCCTAAACCAGCAACGCCTTGTACAACGTGGTATTGAGTTTAACCAAGCATTAGCGCTCCTTTCAAAAACCTTAACCAACCAAGCCTTGATCAATCCAGACGGCCAAGCGGTTGTGAACGTGATTGCCGAGTACGCCCGCTCTTGGTCACTGCTACAAGGGTATGATGAGCAAAGCCTAACGGAAATCACTCATAAACAGCAACACATGCAGCCTTTGGCGCTTGATGAGGTATTAACTGCGATTGCAGCCTTAAAAACTAATCTGATAGCAAAAGGTGAAGCGACTGACTTGTTTGCTCAACTACGGGGTAATGGCTTAGCTTCCAGCATTGCGACCATTGAACAAGGGTTTGGTGACGAATGGTTTTACCCGAATGTGGCTAGCCGCGCCGCCCATCTATTGTATTTCATCATCAAAAATCATCCCTTTGCCGATGGTAATAAGCGCACAGGTTCATTTCTCTTTTTGTGGTACTTACAGCAAAATCAGCATCTGTTAGCTAAACCCGTGAGCGAGCAAATTAATGATACAACCTTAGTGGCTTTAGCTTTGCTGGTGGCCGAAAGTTTGCCAGACCAAAAAGAACTGATGATCCGCTTGATTGAACACTTTATTTTATTGAAAGAGTAA
- a CDS encoding restriction endonuclease subunit S produces the protein MPNLNIVPKIWLEERLDNLAKVVDSAHQTPIFSNAGFPMVRVGDIKGGKISLANTVTVNDEVFSIFTKNYKPQFDDILMTRVGSYGRSSIVKTHKTFCLGQNTVVINPQIIVADYLYQYLQAENIQAQIDDTVSGSSQKSLSLSAIKALRISSPHPPEQQKIAAILTSVDEVIEKTQAQIDKLKDLKSGMMQELLTKGVGIKQGDKYAPHTEFKDSPVGRIPKGWAVTKLSKLINVMESGWSPQCESTPAPNGEWCILKTTAVSWNGFNPSANKKLPNELEPRPQIQVKANDILITRAGPAERVGVISHVDFVPEKVMLSDKIIRIQTNRCISKFLSLWLSSSFVQKYLASRVSGLAMSQTNISQSILQNIFCVIPPLEEQQAITNTINSLEVRFIATEKKLNSLILMKKALMQDLLTGKVRVKVDNDLVS, from the coding sequence ATGCCCAATTTGAACATTGTTCCTAAAATATGGTTAGAAGAACGACTAGATAATCTTGCTAAGGTTGTTGATTCTGCACACCAAACTCCGATATTTTCAAACGCAGGTTTCCCAATGGTTCGGGTTGGAGATATCAAAGGAGGAAAAATATCTCTAGCTAATACAGTGACTGTAAATGACGAGGTTTTTTCTATCTTTACAAAGAACTATAAACCTCAGTTTGATGATATTCTAATGACTAGAGTTGGTAGTTATGGTCGTTCTTCAATTGTTAAAACACATAAGACTTTTTGCTTAGGTCAAAACACAGTAGTTATTAATCCACAAATAATAGTTGCTGATTATTTATATCAATATCTTCAAGCTGAAAACATTCAAGCTCAAATTGACGATACAGTCAGCGGATCTAGCCAAAAATCTTTAAGTCTATCGGCAATTAAAGCATTACGTATTTCTAGCCCTCATCCCCCCGAACAGCAAAAGATTGCTGCGATTTTGACTTCTGTGGATGAGGTAATTGAAAAAACACAGGCGCAAATCGACAAGCTCAAAGATTTAAAAAGTGGCATGATGCAGGAGCTGCTCACCAAAGGAGTTGGCATCAAGCAAGGTGATAAATATGCGCCCCACACCGAATTTAAAGACTCCCCCGTTGGCAGAATCCCAAAGGGCTGGGCAGTTACTAAACTAAGTAAGCTAATAAATGTCATGGAGTCAGGCTGGAGTCCTCAATGCGAGTCTACTCCTGCTCCGAACGGTGAGTGGTGCATTCTAAAAACTACAGCTGTATCTTGGAATGGCTTTAATCCTTCAGCAAATAAAAAACTTCCTAATGAACTAGAGCCGAGACCTCAAATACAAGTCAAAGCTAACGATATTTTAATAACACGAGCGGGACCAGCTGAACGTGTAGGAGTTATTTCACACGTTGACTTTGTGCCTGAAAAAGTAATGCTTTCCGACAAAATTATTAGAATACAAACCAACCGTTGTATTTCAAAATTTCTATCATTGTGGCTAAGTAGTTCTTTTGTGCAAAAATATTTAGCAAGCAGAGTTTCTGGTCTAGCTATGTCGCAGACGAATATATCTCAATCAATTCTACAAAATATTTTTTGTGTGATTCCCCCGCTTGAAGAACAGCAAGCGATTACCAACACAATAAATTCATTAGAAGTAAGATTTATAGCTACAGAGAAGAAACTTAATAGCCTGATATTGATGAAAAAAGCCCTTATGCAGGATCTATTGACGGGGAAAGTGCGGGTTAAGGTCGATAATGATTTAGTTAGCTAA